In Colwellia sp. PAMC 20917, a single genomic region encodes these proteins:
- the alr gene encoding alanine racemase: protein MALTTATAIINLSALKHNLAQIKSLAPTAKVLAVLKANAYGHGLERIAHALFSEQAKINEHGHSSITADAIAVARIDEALALRSSGITQPIVLLEGFFNAKDLAILAVNNLQTVIHNHQQLDALLSATLPSPLKVWLKIDTGMHRLGINPEEFSHFYQQLTDSVNVQKNIVLMSHLGCADDKSNQATRQQISLFEKVTLGCNEERTLANSAGICAWPASHYQWLRPGLLLYGISPLPFESSAANLLTCAPESVLHNKDITLDILPVMTLKSSLIAVRELAAGESVGYGNAWTSEQKTIIGVVAIGYGDGYPRHARNGTPVLVNGRRVPLVGRVSMDMITVDLGINAQEQVGDVVTLWGEQLSVAEIALCATTIPYELLCNITRRVQITLSAQ from the coding sequence ATGGCACTAACGACCGCAACGGCAATTATTAATTTATCTGCGCTCAAGCACAACTTAGCGCAGATAAAATCACTTGCACCGACAGCAAAGGTACTAGCCGTTTTAAAAGCTAATGCCTATGGCCATGGCCTAGAACGCATTGCACACGCATTGTTTTCTGAGCAAGCTAAGATAAATGAACACGGCCACTCATCGATCACCGCTGATGCTATTGCCGTGGCAAGAATTGATGAAGCGCTAGCATTACGGTCTTCAGGTATTACTCAACCGATTGTCTTGCTCGAAGGTTTTTTTAATGCAAAAGACTTAGCGATACTTGCGGTCAATAATTTACAAACGGTTATTCATAACCATCAACAACTTGATGCTCTTTTATCGGCAACGCTTCCTTCTCCGTTAAAGGTTTGGCTAAAAATCGATACCGGTATGCACCGTTTAGGTATAAATCCAGAGGAGTTTAGCCATTTCTATCAGCAACTAACGGACTCAGTAAACGTGCAAAAAAATATTGTGCTAATGAGTCATTTAGGTTGTGCTGATGATAAAAGCAATCAGGCGACTCGCCAACAAATATCACTCTTTGAAAAAGTAACGCTAGGCTGTAACGAAGAACGAACATTGGCAAACTCTGCCGGTATTTGTGCATGGCCAGCAAGCCATTACCAATGGCTTCGCCCCGGATTATTATTATACGGGATTTCTCCTTTACCCTTTGAAAGTAGCGCTGCAAATTTATTAACTTGCGCGCCAGAGAGTGTTTTGCACAATAAAGATATAACTTTGGATATTCTGCCAGTAATGACGCTGAAGTCAAGTTTGATCGCCGTACGTGAGTTAGCCGCTGGAGAATCAGTCGGTTACGGCAATGCTTGGACAAGTGAGCAAAAGACTATTATTGGTGTTGTTGCAATTGGTTACGGTGATGGTTACCCTCGGCATGCTAGAAATGGCACACCTGTCTTGGTCAATGGACGAAGGGTTCCCTTGGTAGGGAGAGTATCAATGGATATGATCACCGTTGATTTAGGGATAAATGCACAAGAACAGGTTGGCGATGTTGTGACTTTGTGGGGAGAGCAATTATCTGTTGCCGAAATAGCACTATGTGCAACTACCATCCCCTATGAGCTCTTATGTAATATTACTCGCCGTGTACAAATTACCTTGTCAGCGCAGTAA
- a CDS encoding SPOR domain-containing protein, whose translation MAHQDYVSRAQNKKKSPYKGKVAPKPTFTLKFKLSLFLVMLLIGGFIYGLWSIKDNKPPVSPVKIVKEAPQAVKEKALPAPPKEIWAYVDNLKSKEVEVGKYEVKDKGPYKMQCASFRTMRQAEVLKANIAFTGLTAQISESKGKNGIYYKVFLGPYERKREAEKDKHKLKSNNVNGCQIWLWK comes from the coding sequence ATGGCTCATCAAGATTACGTTTCCCGCGCACAAAACAAAAAGAAAAGTCCCTATAAAGGTAAGGTAGCACCTAAACCAACCTTCACCTTAAAGTTTAAGCTTTCACTCTTTTTAGTCATGTTATTGATCGGTGGTTTTATTTATGGATTATGGTCGATAAAAGACAATAAACCGCCAGTTTCTCCGGTAAAAATAGTCAAAGAAGCCCCACAAGCTGTGAAAGAAAAAGCATTACCCGCTCCACCAAAAGAGATATGGGCATATGTTGACAACCTAAAGAGTAAAGAAGTTGAAGTGGGTAAATATGAAGTTAAGGATAAAGGGCCGTATAAGATGCAGTGCGCGTCGTTTAGAACGATGAGACAAGCCGAAGTATTAAAAGCCAATATAGCCTTTACTGGCTTAACGGCTCAAATAAGTGAATCTAAAGGTAAAAACGGTATTTATTACAAAGTGTTTTTAGGTCCTTATGAGCGTAAACGTGAAGCAGAAAAAGACAAACATAAGCTAAAAAGTAATAATGTTAATGGCTGCCAAATTTGGCTTTGGAAATAA
- the priA gene encoding primosomal protein N', protein MQVSYIQVAIPVPMRQLFTYIVPKTISNDEIQIGARVIVPFSHREVIGIIISASEVCDIDDKKLKPIIGLVNDNFRFPPALLKFLLRCADYYHHPIGDVLQLALPVLLRQVEQPTIDLATTWHCFLLEQDSEEKLLLEKIVKRAPKQAELHNVIKTHPGLTWAEIRTLGYTKAQLNTLEKKKLIEERQQKAETFVYHQDALAENEKLTLTVEQAVIVSAVKASFDQFSCHLVDGVTGSGKTEVYLQAMEKTLAANKQVLVLVPEIGLTPQMLSRFEQRFNLPICLHHSGLNDKERLQTWLAAQRGTAAIIIGTRSAVFAPLHHLGLIIVDEEHDGSFKQQDSFRYHARDIAILRAGQLNIPIVLGSATPSLETLQNALSGKYQYHQLTKRPGQSTQAKISLINVAQQQMEHGLSGTLKKAIETTLKRGEQALIFLNRRGYAPAINCQECHWVADCQRCNKPYTLHQGKKLLICHHCSSQKRIPYQCPSCGSVRIKPMGQGTEQLEERIGELFADYSTVRIDRDSTRKKGELAKLLQEVSDKKHQLLIGTQMLAKGHHFPDVTLVAVLDVDGALFSFDFRAAEHMAQLLVQVAGRAGRESKPGKVLVQTNFPEHPLLQDLVNNGYPHFAKYALTERKQALLPPFSYQALFRAEANYPSYPEKFLSALTEFTFDGCQFAGPVPAAMEKKAGKYRYHLIVQAKSRKQLHLAIYQLINAISQNEWQKKVRWTVDVDPLDLSW, encoded by the coding sequence ATGCAGGTTAGTTATATTCAAGTCGCTATTCCTGTACCTATGCGTCAGTTATTTACTTATATCGTCCCAAAAACCATCAGTAATGACGAGATTCAAATAGGCGCACGGGTGATCGTGCCTTTTAGTCATAGAGAAGTTATTGGTATTATTATAAGTGCCAGTGAAGTCTGTGATATTGACGACAAAAAACTTAAGCCGATTATTGGCTTAGTCAATGACAACTTTCGTTTTCCTCCCGCGCTGTTAAAGTTTTTACTGCGCTGTGCTGATTATTATCATCACCCTATTGGAGACGTCTTACAACTGGCGCTTCCCGTGTTGCTTCGTCAAGTTGAGCAACCTACTATTGATTTAGCGACTACTTGGCATTGTTTCTTGCTTGAGCAAGACAGTGAAGAAAAGTTGCTATTAGAAAAAATAGTTAAGCGAGCGCCCAAACAAGCCGAACTGCATAATGTCATTAAAACCCACCCGGGGCTAACTTGGGCAGAAATTAGAACATTAGGCTATACAAAAGCACAATTAAATACACTTGAAAAGAAAAAGTTAATTGAAGAAAGACAACAAAAAGCTGAAACCTTTGTCTATCACCAAGACGCTTTAGCTGAAAATGAAAAGCTAACCTTAACCGTTGAACAAGCGGTTATTGTTTCTGCGGTAAAAGCGTCCTTTGATCAGTTTTCTTGTCATTTAGTAGACGGTGTCACCGGTAGTGGTAAAACCGAAGTTTATTTACAAGCGATGGAAAAAACTCTCGCCGCCAATAAACAAGTACTGGTATTAGTGCCTGAAATTGGTTTAACACCACAAATGCTCAGTCGGTTTGAACAACGCTTTAATTTACCTATTTGCTTGCACCACTCAGGATTAAACGACAAAGAACGTTTACAAACTTGGCTGGCTGCACAACGGGGCACCGCCGCAATAATTATTGGCACGCGTTCAGCCGTTTTTGCTCCACTACATCATTTAGGTTTAATTATTGTTGATGAAGAGCACGATGGCTCTTTTAAGCAACAAGACAGTTTTCGTTATCACGCGCGCGACATTGCTATTTTACGCGCGGGTCAGTTAAATATTCCCATTGTACTCGGTAGTGCCACGCCTAGTTTAGAAACGCTACAAAATGCATTGTCGGGTAAATATCAATATCATCAATTAACTAAAAGACCCGGTCAAAGTACTCAAGCCAAAATCAGTCTTATTAATGTTGCCCAACAGCAAATGGAACATGGCTTATCAGGTACACTGAAAAAGGCGATTGAAACAACACTTAAACGCGGTGAACAAGCCTTAATATTTTTAAATCGCCGTGGTTATGCGCCAGCGATTAATTGTCAAGAGTGTCACTGGGTAGCCGATTGTCAGCGTTGCAATAAACCTTATACTTTGCACCAAGGGAAAAAATTATTAATTTGTCACCACTGTAGTAGTCAAAAGCGTATCCCATACCAGTGTCCTAGTTGCGGAAGTGTCCGTATTAAACCCATGGGGCAAGGTACAGAACAATTAGAAGAGCGCATCGGCGAACTTTTTGCCGACTATAGTACCGTAAGAATCGATCGCGACAGTACTCGTAAAAAAGGTGAATTGGCAAAATTATTACAGGAAGTCAGTGATAAAAAACATCAGTTACTGATTGGCACACAAATGTTAGCAAAGGGACATCACTTCCCTGATGTAACACTGGTTGCGGTGTTAGACGTTGATGGCGCACTATTTAGTTTTGACTTTCGTGCCGCCGAGCACATGGCACAATTATTAGTGCAGGTTGCTGGCCGTGCAGGTCGAGAAAGTAAGCCCGGTAAAGTTTTAGTACAAACCAACTTCCCTGAGCATCCATTACTGCAAGATTTAGTCAACAACGGTTACCCACACTTTGCTAAATATGCGTTAACTGAGCGCAAACAGGCCTTATTACCGCCGTTTAGTTATCAAGCACTTTTTCGCGCAGAAGCTAACTATCCTTCTTATCCTGAAAAATTTCTCAGTGCATTAACCGAATTCACTTTTGATGGCTGCCAATTTGCCGGTCCAGTGCCAGCTGCGATGGAGAAAAAAGCGGGTAAATATCGCTATCATTTAATTGTACAAGCTAAATCACGCAAGCAACTTCATCTTGCTATTTATCAGCTGATTAACGCTATTTCTCAGAATGAATGGCAGAAAAAAGTACGCTGGACAGTCGATGTTGATCCACTTGATTTAAGTTGGTAA
- a CDS encoding gamma-butyrobetaine hydroxylase-like domain-containing protein produces MKIIQFTLDRKQNKLTLNFDSNLQLSFSFEYLRVFSPVETKAKNGVKIPEVFHKKDVLLTDIEPLGKHGHRLVFDDKHSAIYTDQTFKNLFENYDINWQSYCSSLTTSQNREASISFVEVK; encoded by the coding sequence ATGAAAATCATTCAGTTTACCCTTGATCGCAAGCAAAATAAATTAACCCTTAATTTTGATAGTAACCTTCAACTTAGTTTCTCCTTTGAATACCTAAGAGTATTTTCTCCCGTAGAAACGAAAGCTAAAAATGGCGTTAAAATACCAGAAGTGTTTCATAAAAAAGACGTGCTATTAACTGATATTGAACCGCTAGGTAAGCATGGCCACCGCTTAGTATTTGATGACAAGCACAGCGCTATTTACACTGACCAAACATTCAAAAATCTCTTTGAAAATTACGACATTAATTGGCAAAGCTATTGTTCAAGTTTAACCACAAGCCAAAATAGAGAAGCGTCAATTAGTTTTGTTGAGGTGAAATAA
- a CDS encoding RNA polymerase sigma factor → MAENLAKERAIISRAQQGDQQAFYQLYQQYHRKVYAICWRMLADKDSAEDVCQEVFVQLWQKIANFRGESKFSTWLHSVTNNIVLGHLRKHKNWLQRIFSIEDQTMADIAVEMPDSAGLTELDKHIARLPERARLVFVLFAVEGYRHEEIANMLGMAIGTSKAQYHRARNLLMEWIEI, encoded by the coding sequence ATTGCTGAAAACCTTGCAAAAGAACGTGCGATTATTAGTCGAGCACAGCAGGGTGATCAGCAGGCTTTTTATCAACTCTATCAGCAGTATCATCGTAAAGTTTATGCTATTTGCTGGCGCATGCTTGCAGATAAAGATAGTGCCGAGGATGTTTGCCAAGAGGTTTTTGTACAACTATGGCAAAAGATAGCTAATTTTCGTGGTGAAAGTAAATTTTCTACTTGGTTACACAGTGTCACCAACAATATTGTACTTGGACACTTGCGCAAACATAAAAATTGGTTGCAACGTATCTTTAGTATAGAAGATCAGACCATGGCAGATATTGCCGTAGAAATGCCAGATAGCGCGGGTCTAACCGAATTAGATAAACATATCGCTCGTTTACCTGAAAGAGCTCGCTTAGTTTTTGTGTTGTTCGCGGTTGAAGGTTACCGCCATGAAGAAATTGCAAATATGCTCGGCATGGCAATAGGTACTAGTAAAGCGCAATACCACAGAGCTAGAAATTTATTAATGGAGTGGATCGAGATATGA
- a CDS encoding chemotaxis protein CheX → MNVEFINPFLSSMLNVMSTMAQMELVPEKPRLKKNEVAMGDVSGLIGMVSAQTKGSLSITFEGKLALATMKKMVGEGPDEINEEITDLVGEITNMVTGGAKRMLSEKGFEFDMATPMVVSGQNHTIHHKADGPIIIIPLNSEFGKAFIEFSFDK, encoded by the coding sequence ATGAATGTAGAGTTTATTAACCCTTTTTTATCTTCAATGCTCAATGTAATGTCTACTATGGCACAAATGGAATTAGTACCTGAAAAACCTCGTTTGAAAAAAAATGAAGTTGCTATGGGCGATGTTTCTGGTTTAATTGGTATGGTGAGCGCTCAGACAAAAGGCTCACTATCGATTACTTTTGAAGGAAAGTTAGCACTGGCCACCATGAAAAAAATGGTTGGCGAAGGTCCTGACGAAATCAATGAAGAAATTACCGATTTAGTCGGCGAAATTACCAATATGGTCACGGGTGGCGCTAAGCGTATGCTGAGCGAAAAAGGCTTTGAATTTGACATGGCAACGCCTATGGTTGTTTCTGGTCAAAACCATACGATTCACCACAAAGCTGATGGACCTATTATTATTATTCCATTAAATTCTGAATTTGGTAAAGCTTTTATTGAGTTCAGTTTCGATAAATAG
- the hslV gene encoding ATP-dependent protease subunit HslV has product MTTIVSVRRNGKVAIGGDGQVSLGNTVMKGNARKVRRLYNGKVLAGFAGGTADAFTLFERFESKLEQHQGHLTKAAVELAKDWRSDRALRKLEALLAVADETASLIITGNGDVIQPENDLIAIGSGGNFAQSAATALLENTELSAIEIVEKSLKIAGDICVFTNHQHTIDEL; this is encoded by the coding sequence GTGACAACTATCGTATCCGTAAGACGTAATGGCAAAGTAGCAATTGGTGGTGATGGTCAAGTATCACTTGGAAATACCGTAATGAAAGGTAATGCTCGCAAAGTTCGTCGTTTATATAACGGCAAGGTCCTTGCTGGTTTTGCTGGCGGCACTGCTGATGCTTTTACTTTATTTGAGCGCTTTGAAAGTAAACTTGAACAACACCAAGGCCATTTAACTAAAGCCGCTGTTGAGCTTGCTAAAGATTGGCGAAGTGACCGCGCCTTAAGAAAATTAGAGGCTTTACTTGCTGTTGCAGACGAAACAGCTTCATTAATCATCACCGGCAATGGTGATGTTATACAACCAGAAAATGACTTAATTGCTATCGGGAGTGGTGGTAACTTTGCACAGTCAGCAGCAACTGCACTGTTAGAGAATACCGAGCTTTCTGCGATCGAAATTGTTGAAAAGTCATTAAAAATCGCTGGCGACATTTGTGTATTCACCAATCATCAACATACGATTGACGAGCTATAA
- the hslU gene encoding HslU--HslV peptidase ATPase subunit: MSNMTPREIVSELDSHIIGQSDAKRAVAIALRNRWRRMQLNEELRTEVTPKNILMIGPTGVGKTEIARRLAKLANAPFIKVEATKFTEVGYVGKEVETIIRDLADMAIKMTKEQEMARVKHIAEEAAEERILDILLPPPRDGFGADGATDNSSTRQAFRKKFREGQLDDKEIELDLAAPQMGVEIMAPPGMEEMTSQLQNMFQGMSNEKTSKRKLKIKDAFKALQEEEAAKIVNNDDIKEKAIYAVEQNGIVFIDEIDKICKRGDSSGPDVSREGVQRDLLPLIEGSTVSTKHGMIKTDHILFIASGAFQMAKPSDLIPELQGRLPIRVELQALTTHDFVRILTEPNASLTEQYIALLATEGVHVSFSEDGIQAIANAAWQVNESTENIGARRLHTMMERLIEDLSFNADKRAGEVIIIDQKYVDDTISELVKNEDLSRFIL; this comes from the coding sequence ATGTCGAATATGACACCACGTGAAATAGTCAGTGAATTAGACAGCCACATTATTGGTCAAAGTGATGCCAAACGTGCTGTAGCCATCGCCTTAAGAAATCGCTGGCGCAGAATGCAGTTGAACGAAGAGTTACGCACCGAAGTTACCCCTAAAAACATTCTAATGATTGGTCCAACAGGGGTTGGTAAAACAGAAATAGCAAGGCGTCTGGCCAAGCTTGCCAACGCTCCTTTTATTAAAGTTGAAGCAACTAAATTTACCGAAGTCGGCTATGTTGGCAAAGAAGTCGAAACGATCATTCGTGACTTGGCTGATATGGCAATAAAGATGACCAAAGAGCAAGAAATGGCTAGGGTAAAACATATCGCAGAAGAAGCCGCTGAAGAACGAATTTTAGATATATTATTACCGCCGCCACGAGACGGTTTTGGCGCTGATGGAGCGACTGATAATAGCAGTACTCGTCAAGCTTTTCGCAAAAAATTTCGTGAAGGTCAACTTGACGATAAAGAAATAGAATTAGATTTAGCTGCCCCACAAATGGGTGTTGAAATAATGGCACCTCCTGGTATGGAAGAGATGACTTCGCAGCTGCAAAATATGTTTCAGGGCATGTCTAATGAAAAAACCAGTAAGCGTAAATTAAAAATTAAAGATGCTTTTAAAGCGTTGCAAGAAGAAGAAGCCGCCAAAATTGTTAACAATGACGATATCAAAGAAAAGGCTATTTATGCGGTAGAGCAAAATGGCATCGTTTTTATCGATGAAATTGACAAGATTTGTAAGCGTGGTGATAGCTCAGGTCCTGATGTTTCTCGAGAAGGGGTACAACGAGACTTACTACCACTGATTGAGGGTTCAACAGTAAGCACTAAGCATGGCATGATTAAAACAGACCATATTTTATTTATTGCTTCAGGCGCATTCCAGATGGCAAAACCATCTGATTTGATCCCTGAATTGCAAGGTCGATTACCAATTCGTGTTGAGTTACAAGCGCTAACTACCCATGATTTTGTTAGAATTTTGACTGAGCCAAACGCATCATTAACTGAACAGTATATTGCTTTGTTGGCAACTGAAGGTGTGCATGTTTCTTTTAGTGAAGATGGCATTCAGGCAATCGCTAATGCCGCATGGCAAGTTAATGAAAGTACAGAAAACATTGGCGCAAGACGCTTACATACTATGATGGAACGTTTAATCGAAGACCTATCATTTAATGCTGATAAGCGTGCTGGGGAAGTTATTATAATTGATCAAAAATACGTAGATGACACTATTTCTGAATTAGTTAAAAATGAAGATTTAAGCCGTTTTATTCTATAG
- a CDS encoding DUF6702 family protein, which yields MTKTSLFKSFIFCLLCGVALSSAAHRYFFGLTDLSVNPRTHNIEVIHQFTAHDIDNAIAEQQQIRFSAEHPEYEKFIQNYVEAHFQLIDVQDNKKQPIKLNWIGLEVAKGNVYIYQEANFENFLSGLVVKNDLLIDTYPKQVNTVNYKDETIIGSLTFSKSVKMAIIKNNN from the coding sequence ATGACAAAAACCTCATTATTTAAAAGCTTTATTTTTTGTTTATTGTGTGGCGTTGCGCTTTCAAGCGCAGCCCACCGATACTTCTTTGGATTAACTGATTTATCAGTTAATCCAAGAACCCATAACATAGAAGTTATTCATCAATTTACGGCTCACGATATTGATAATGCTATTGCTGAGCAACAGCAAATACGCTTTTCAGCTGAGCATCCTGAATACGAAAAGTTCATTCAAAACTATGTTGAAGCACATTTCCAACTTATTGATGTTCAAGATAATAAAAAACAGCCAATAAAGCTCAATTGGATAGGTTTAGAAGTCGCTAAAGGTAACGTTTATATTTACCAAGAAGCTAATTTTGAAAACTTTTTATCCGGATTAGTGGTAAAAAATGATTTACTCATCGATACTTACCCTAAGCAAGTAAATACTGTAAATTATAAAGACGAAACAATTATTGGCAGCTTAACTTTTTCGAAATCAGTTAAAATGGCGATAATAAAAAACAATAACTAG
- the rpmE gene encoding 50S ribosomal protein L31 — protein MKDGIHPNYVEFKATCSCGNIIVTRSTAKKDIHLDVCSACHPFYTGKQKAAETGGRVDKFNKRFGALSSK, from the coding sequence ATGAAAGACGGTATTCATCCTAATTATGTTGAGTTCAAGGCAACTTGTTCTTGCGGTAACATCATCGTAACTCGTTCTACAGCGAAAAAAGATATTCACTTAGACGTATGTTCAGCTTGTCACCCATTTTACACGGGCAAACAAAAAGCTGCTGAGACCGGTGGTCGTGTTGATAAATTCAACAAACGTTTTGGTGCACTTAGCAGCAAGTAA
- the dnaB gene encoding replicative DNA helicase, which translates to MAERKPNKFFKDKKYSQDSQMNALKVPPHSLEAEQSVLGGLLLDNETWDRVGERVVAQDFYSRSHRITFETIAALIELGNPVDLITLSEALENEQRLEDAGGFAYLAEMMRNTPSAANITAYADIVRERAVTREMISVANEIAEAGYDPQGRASAELLDFAETKIFAIAEQRANKSEGPENITSVLEKTVDRIEQLCSSPNNGVTGVSSGFSDLDKMTAGFQKSDLIIVAARPSMGKTTFAMNIAENAAMTEDKPALIFSLEMPAEQLMMRMLASLGRIDQTKIRTGQLGDEDWARLSSTMGLLIDKGKMFIDDAAGLTPTDVRSRARRIARDHGGISMIMIDYLQLMRAPQFADNRTLEIAEISRSLKALAKELQVPVVALSQLNRSLEQRSDKRPINSDLRESGSIEQDADLIMFIYRDEVYHDDSEFKGMAEIIIGKQRNGPIGRVPLTFQGQFSRFDNYAGPHVLDED; encoded by the coding sequence ATGGCAGAGCGCAAGCCAAATAAATTTTTCAAAGATAAAAAGTATTCTCAAGATAGCCAAATGAATGCTTTAAAAGTTCCACCTCATTCGCTTGAGGCAGAGCAATCTGTATTGGGCGGTTTATTGCTCGATAACGAGACGTGGGATCGTGTTGGCGAACGTGTTGTCGCTCAGGATTTTTATAGTCGTTCACATCGTATTACTTTTGAAACCATTGCTGCGTTAATTGAACTAGGCAACCCTGTCGATTTAATTACCTTATCTGAAGCTTTAGAAAATGAGCAACGACTTGAAGATGCTGGCGGCTTTGCTTACCTTGCAGAAATGATGAGGAATACACCCAGTGCGGCCAATATCACCGCTTATGCTGACATCGTTCGTGAACGTGCGGTTACTCGTGAAATGATCAGTGTGGCGAATGAAATTGCTGAAGCGGGTTATGATCCTCAAGGCCGTGCCAGTGCAGAGCTTCTTGATTTTGCTGAAACTAAAATATTTGCTATCGCTGAACAGCGGGCTAACAAGTCTGAAGGGCCAGAAAACATTACCTCAGTATTAGAAAAAACAGTCGATCGTATTGAGCAACTTTGTTCATCGCCAAATAATGGTGTTACCGGGGTTTCTAGTGGTTTTTCTGATTTAGATAAGATGACTGCTGGTTTTCAAAAGTCAGATCTTATTATCGTTGCTGCACGTCCGTCAATGGGTAAAACTACCTTTGCGATGAACATCGCAGAAAACGCAGCGATGACTGAAGATAAACCTGCATTGATTTTTAGTTTAGAGATGCCTGCAGAACAACTGATGATGAGAATGCTTGCCTCATTAGGCCGTATTGACCAAACCAAAATTCGTACCGGGCAATTAGGTGACGAAGATTGGGCGCGTTTATCATCAACCATGGGGTTACTTATTGATAAAGGTAAGATGTTTATTGATGACGCCGCTGGTTTAACGCCAACCGATGTTCGCTCTCGTGCGCGCCGCATCGCCCGTGACCACGGCGGTATAAGTATGATCATGATCGATTACTTACAGTTGATGCGCGCACCACAATTTGCTGATAACCGCACCTTAGAGATTGCGGAAATATCACGGTCATTAAAAGCATTAGCGAAAGAATTACAAGTGCCGGTTGTGGCACTGTCTCAGTTAAACCGTAGTTTGGAGCAACGTTCAGATAAACGGCCGATTAACTCAGATCTTCGTGAATCAGGCTCTATTGAGCAAGATGCCGATTTGATCATGTTTATCTATCGCGATGAGGTTTATCACGATGATTCAGAGTTTAAAGGTATGGCAGAAATTATTATTGGTAAACAACGTAACGGTCCCATTGGCCGTGTTCCGTTGACTTTCCAAGGACAGTTTTCTCGTTTTGATAATTATGCCGGCCCGCATGTATTAGATGAAGATTAA
- a CDS encoding DUF4097 family beta strand repeat-containing protein, which translates to MRVFQKVITMMLFSATCSSFAGEQIDKSLLVSDVSSVNIENLRGNITVIGWDKNTISIKGELEDDAEGLVFKQQGSRVKIKVELENHSNNFWGNNAKGSVLTIHMPKNIRVSFEGIASDINFENLHASAEAKTVSGNIKAVNLSERIELISVSGDINSSKLSGKVSLSSVSGNIKDRQSRGRLSLRVVSGEIDAQSTAKEVTIENVSGDINVGLNETDELTVANVSGDLSARLSLNDGGVVKMSSVSGGLSLKLQKNVQASFRLSASAGGEITNKITTQKSNKAKYGPSSKLDFETGSANANVRVNTVNGNISVSN; encoded by the coding sequence ATGAGAGTTTTCCAAAAAGTTATTACGATGATGTTATTTTCAGCCACTTGTTCAAGTTTTGCTGGTGAGCAGATAGACAAGTCATTACTGGTCAGTGATGTTAGTAGTGTAAACATTGAGAATTTACGCGGTAATATTACGGTTATTGGTTGGGACAAAAACACTATTTCGATAAAGGGAGAATTGGAAGACGACGCCGAAGGTTTAGTCTTTAAGCAACAAGGCTCACGTGTGAAAATTAAGGTTGAGCTTGAAAATCATAGCAACAACTTCTGGGGTAACAATGCTAAAGGTTCTGTATTAACGATTCATATGCCTAAAAACATTCGAGTCAGTTTTGAGGGGATTGCCAGTGATATTAATTTTGAGAACTTGCATGCCAGCGCCGAAGCAAAAACCGTAAGTGGTAACATCAAAGCGGTAAATTTGAGTGAACGTATTGAATTAATTTCAGTTAGTGGTGATATTAACAGCAGCAAATTATCAGGAAAAGTGAGTTTGTCGAGTGTTAGCGGTAATATTAAAGATCGTCAGTCACGTGGGCGTTTAAGTTTACGCGTGGTCAGTGGTGAAATTGACGCACAATCAACAGCAAAAGAAGTGACGATTGAAAATGTCAGTGGCGATATTAACGTAGGATTAAATGAGACTGACGAACTTACCGTTGCAAATGTCAGTGGCGATCTTTCAGCAAGGTTATCGTTAAATGATGGTGGTGTCGTTAAGATGTCGAGTGTTAGTGGCGGTTTATCGTTAAAGCTACAGAAAAATGTTCAAGCGAGCTTCCGGTTATCAGCCAGTGCTGGTGGTGAAATCACTAATAAAATTACCACGCAAAAATCAAATAAAGCTAAGTATGGACCAAGCTCAAAATTAGACTTTGAAACCGGTAGTGCCAACGCGAACGTACGTGTAAATACGGTAAATGGCAATATTAGCGTCAGCAATTAA